From Cellulomonas chengniuliangii, the proteins below share one genomic window:
- a CDS encoding FHA domain-containing protein, with protein sequence MNVPEYTPGTWHAVVAHGMVALLAPSTPAETVRAVWDAAPTHGGIADQLEVLLRGGISGLQPFALVDVTSGRVHAALRGEVEVEVSGAGGARVLTAGEVTTWSERVAEGADVMTVRVSGAPTWSGTTAWPIATGVVRADGVRVALAASSEAGLASPVVASPVDASVGALGGEPLPGEPVPAVEPLPAPEPEPASEPEAAVSDEPAPVEPTLASEAVVWASELEGGSHRAADPVADAGGLIEGAPAWLLPPAEEPAPSIAFDAPAAPSALDAPLDQVGGAPQAPATDAYGGSEPATAHLPMPGQESVVAEAEAVLHAQQGAVATGEVPPDDHDGLTILSSDLVAIRDQLPSWAGDEVPGPFRVVAPAPPAVSRLVLSTGAVVPLDRSVLLGRAPQVLRVTNSEIPRLVSVPSPQQDISRTHAEVRAEGEDVLVTDLQSTNGVLVSRDGERARRLHPGEPTVVRPGELVDLGDGVTFTVERGT encoded by the coding sequence GTGAACGTGCCCGAGTACACCCCTGGGACATGGCACGCCGTCGTCGCGCACGGGATGGTGGCGCTGCTGGCTCCGTCCACCCCTGCCGAGACGGTCCGCGCGGTGTGGGACGCCGCGCCCACGCACGGCGGGATCGCCGACCAGCTCGAGGTGCTGCTGCGCGGCGGCATCAGCGGCCTGCAGCCCTTCGCCCTCGTCGACGTCACGTCCGGGCGCGTGCACGCGGCCCTGCGCGGCGAGGTCGAGGTCGAGGTCAGCGGAGCGGGCGGCGCCCGCGTGCTCACGGCCGGCGAGGTCACCACCTGGTCGGAGCGCGTCGCGGAGGGCGCCGATGTCATGACGGTGCGCGTCAGCGGGGCGCCGACGTGGTCCGGGACGACCGCCTGGCCGATCGCCACCGGGGTGGTGCGCGCCGACGGCGTGCGGGTCGCGCTGGCCGCGTCCTCCGAGGCGGGCCTCGCGTCTCCGGTCGTGGCGTCGCCCGTCGACGCGAGCGTCGGCGCGCTGGGCGGCGAGCCGCTGCCCGGCGAGCCCGTGCCCGCTGTCGAGCCGCTGCCTGCGCCCGAGCCCGAGCCCGCTTCCGAGCCCGAGGCCGCCGTGTCGGACGAGCCGGCGCCTGTGGAGCCCACGCTCGCCAGCGAGGCCGTGGTGTGGGCCTCCGAGCTCGAGGGTGGCAGCCATCGGGCGGCCGACCCCGTCGCGGACGCCGGAGGGCTGATCGAGGGCGCGCCCGCCTGGCTGCTGCCGCCCGCCGAGGAGCCCGCCCCTAGCATCGCCTTCGACGCTCCTGCCGCCCCGTCCGCACTGGACGCCCCGCTCGACCAGGTCGGCGGCGCGCCGCAGGCGCCCGCCACCGACGCCTACGGCGGGTCGGAGCCGGCCACGGCCCACCTCCCCATGCCCGGCCAGGAGTCGGTGGTGGCGGAGGCCGAGGCCGTGCTGCACGCCCAGCAGGGAGCCGTCGCGACTGGCGAGGTCCCGCCGGACGACCACGACGGGCTGACCATCCTCAGCAGCGACCTCGTGGCGATCCGCGACCAGCTCCCGTCGTGGGCGGGCGACGAGGTGCCCGGCCCGTTCCGGGTGGTGGCCCCGGCGCCCCCCGCGGTGTCCCGCCTGGTGCTGTCCACGGGCGCGGTCGTCCCGCTCGACCGCTCCGTCCTGCTGGGGCGCGCCCCGCAGGTGCTGCGGGTCACCAACAGCGAGATACCCCGCCTGGTGAGCGTCCCCTCGCCGCAGCAGGACATCTCGCGCACGCACGCCGAGGTGCGCGCCGAGGGCGAGGACGTGCTGGTCACGGACCTGCAGTCCACCAACGGCGTGCTCGTGTCCCGCGACGGCGAGCGCGCGCGACGCCTGCACCCGGGGGAGCCGACGGTCGTGCGCCCCGGTGAGCTCGTCGACCTCGGGGACGGTGTCACGTTCACGGTGGAGCGGGGTACGTGA
- a CDS encoding serine/threonine-protein kinase, translating into MTARREASTPPQIAGHRYVRVLGLGGFADVFLYEQDLPRRSVAVKVLLAGSLDDDLRSGFRTEANLMAQLSHHPSIVTIHHADIARDGRPYLVMEYCSGPALAERYRRERISVPEALRIGVRLGSAVETAHRAGILHRDIKPANVLTTDFGWPALTDFGIAATTGAGAGAALGMSIPWSPPELLAQQPHGDARSDVYSLSATVYSLLAGRTPFEVPGSPNGAADVVARIERSPLQPTGREDVPASLQAVLARAMAKDPNERFASAAAFARALQQVEASLGFAVTPLDLPDDARLAPPNPAHLTSAQDAPAGDDATRLRPVISIDASGLPAEMSSRTHAGAPLPELDGPSQVRLNLPQTARIPGAAAPVPTPGGEGAARPGADAAPAAGQSDPAAPDARRRRRVAVSSVSGVLVVAALAGVAALTLGGRADAPPRPMPMPTVSELARPTLGGVSSVVPAPADLVGRRTPSGVEFTWTNPDPAEGDQYLWGVRTATGGAELELVGERRVSVPASADETVCVEVSIVRANRASSASPAEACAS; encoded by the coding sequence GTGACCGCACGCCGCGAGGCGTCGACGCCACCGCAGATCGCGGGCCACCGGTACGTCCGGGTGCTGGGGCTCGGCGGGTTCGCCGACGTCTTCCTGTACGAGCAGGACCTGCCGCGCCGCTCGGTGGCGGTCAAGGTGCTGCTGGCCGGCTCGCTCGACGACGACCTGCGCTCGGGTTTCCGCACCGAGGCCAACCTCATGGCGCAGCTGTCCCACCACCCGTCCATCGTCACGATCCACCACGCCGACATCGCCCGCGACGGCCGCCCGTACCTGGTCATGGAGTACTGCTCCGGGCCGGCCCTCGCCGAGCGCTACCGGCGTGAGCGGATCTCCGTGCCGGAGGCCCTGCGCATCGGCGTGCGGCTGGGCTCTGCCGTGGAGACGGCGCACCGCGCGGGCATCCTGCACCGCGACATCAAGCCAGCCAACGTCCTGACCACGGACTTCGGCTGGCCGGCGCTCACCGACTTCGGGATCGCCGCCACCACGGGCGCCGGCGCGGGGGCCGCGCTCGGCATGTCGATCCCGTGGTCGCCGCCCGAGCTGCTCGCCCAGCAGCCCCACGGCGACGCCCGCTCCGACGTGTACTCGTTGTCGGCGACGGTGTACTCCCTGCTGGCCGGCCGAACCCCCTTCGAGGTGCCCGGCAGCCCCAACGGGGCCGCCGACGTCGTCGCCCGGATCGAGCGCAGCCCTCTGCAGCCGACCGGCCGCGAGGATGTCCCCGCGTCGCTGCAGGCGGTGCTGGCCCGGGCGATGGCCAAGGACCCGAACGAGCGGTTCGCCAGCGCGGCCGCTTTCGCACGGGCGTTGCAGCAGGTCGAGGCGTCGCTCGGCTTCGCGGTGACGCCGCTCGACCTGCCCGACGACGCGCGCCTGGCGCCCCCGAACCCCGCCCACCTGACGTCGGCGCAGGACGCGCCGGCGGGCGACGACGCGACCCGGCTCCGCCCGGTGATCAGCATCGACGCGTCCGGGCTCCCGGCGGAGATGTCCTCGCGCACCCATGCGGGCGCGCCCCTGCCCGAGCTCGACGGGCCCTCCCAGGTGCGGCTGAACCTCCCGCAGACGGCCAGGATCCCCGGCGCGGCGGCCCCGGTCCCGACGCCCGGCGGCGAGGGTGCAGCGCGCCCCGGCGCTGACGCGGCGCCCGCGGCGGGCCAGTCCGACCCCGCGGCGCCTGACGCCCGCCGCCGCAGGCGCGTGGCGGTCAGCTCCGTCTCGGGCGTTCTCGTCGTGGCGGCGCTCGCCGGGGTCGCCGCCCTGACCCTCGGCGGCCGGGCCGACGCCCCGCCCAGGCCCATGCCGATGCCGACTGTGAGCGAGCTCGCCCGCCCGACCCTCGGCGGGGTGTCCTCCGTGGTGCCCGCGCCCGCCGACCTCGTGGGCCGACGGACCCCCAGCGGCGTCGAGTTCACCTGGACGAACCCCGACCCGGCCGAGGGCGACCAGTACCTGTGGGGGGTGCGGACCGCGACCGGCGGGGCCGAGCTCGAGCTCGTGGGGGAGCGTCGCGTGTCCGTCCCGGCCTCGGCCGATGAGACCGTGTGCGTCGAGGTGTCGATCGTCCGAGCGAACCGCGCGTCCTCGGCGTCGCCCGCGGAGGCCTGCGCGTCATGA
- a CDS encoding PP2C family protein-serine/threonine phosphatase, producing the protein MRTSWGSATDRGLVRAVNEDALLAYPPVFLVADGMGGHDAGDVASRLAVEEFAQLAGQPHATSDDVHACFTRTAERIREALDGRPCGTTVSGVAVAEHEGSSYWLVFNVGDSRVYRWVDGHLRQISVDHSVVQEMLDNGALDAEQARSHPERHVLTRALGSGASPEPDYWMIPAGPHDRVLVCSDGLTGELSDAAISEVLGLFADPQEAAQELVRLAVDAGGHDNVSTVVVDVATADAGDTHMTVPRAGAGLGPGAWDEMLDGATVPRARTREI; encoded by the coding sequence TTGCGCACGTCGTGGGGTTCCGCGACCGATCGCGGGCTCGTGCGCGCGGTCAACGAGGACGCGCTGCTGGCCTACCCGCCGGTGTTCCTCGTGGCCGACGGCATGGGCGGGCACGACGCTGGCGACGTCGCCAGCAGGCTGGCGGTCGAGGAGTTCGCCCAGCTCGCCGGGCAGCCGCACGCCACCTCGGACGACGTGCACGCCTGCTTCACCCGCACCGCGGAGCGGATCCGGGAGGCCCTCGACGGGCGCCCGTGCGGCACCACGGTCTCCGGGGTGGCAGTCGCCGAGCACGAGGGCAGCTCGTACTGGCTGGTGTTCAACGTGGGCGACTCCCGCGTCTACCGCTGGGTGGACGGCCACCTCCGCCAGATCAGCGTCGACCACTCGGTGGTCCAGGAGATGCTCGACAACGGGGCGCTCGACGCGGAGCAGGCGCGCTCGCACCCTGAGCGCCACGTCCTCACGCGCGCGCTCGGCAGCGGCGCCAGCCCCGAGCCCGACTACTGGATGATTCCCGCCGGGCCCCACGACCGGGTGCTGGTGTGCTCGGACGGCCTGACCGGCGAGCTCTCCGACGCGGCGATCAGCGAGGTCCTCGGGCTCTTCGCCGACCCGCAGGAGGCGGCCCAGGAGCTCGTGCGGCTGGCCGTCGACGCGGGCGGCCACGACAACGTCAGCACGGTGGTGGTGGACGTCGCCACCGCCGACGCGGGCGACACCCACATGACGGTCCCACGCGCGGGGGCGGGCCTCGGCCCGGGAGCCTGGGACGAGATGCTCGACGGCGCCACCGTGCCGCGTGCCAGGACGAGGGAGATCTGA
- the era gene encoding GTPase Era — MTFRSGFACFVGRPNAGKSTLTNALVGQKVAITSGRPQTTRHTVRGIVHRDDAQLVLVDTPGLHRPRTLLGERLNTLVRDTLTEVDVVGFCLPSDQKVGPGDRYIAEQLSELAQGPGRTPVVAIATKADLVGKQRLAEHLLGISQLGDWADIVPVSAESGYQVDVLEKVLVGHLPEGPALYPEGELTDEPVAVMVAELVREAALEGVRDELPHSLAVVVDEMLPREGSTEERPMLDVRVNLFVERDSQKAIIIGKGGSRLREVGTQARQGIEALLGTRVFLDLHVKVAKDWQRDPKQLGRLGF; from the coding sequence ATGACCTTCCGCTCAGGATTCGCCTGCTTCGTCGGGCGGCCGAACGCCGGCAAGTCCACCCTCACCAACGCGCTCGTCGGGCAGAAGGTCGCGATCACCTCCGGCCGCCCGCAGACCACGCGGCACACCGTGCGCGGCATCGTGCACCGTGACGACGCGCAGCTCGTGCTGGTGGACACCCCCGGCCTGCACCGCCCCCGCACCCTCCTGGGGGAGCGGCTCAACACCCTGGTCCGCGACACCCTCACCGAGGTCGACGTCGTGGGCTTCTGCCTGCCCTCCGACCAGAAGGTCGGGCCCGGGGACCGGTACATCGCCGAGCAGCTCAGCGAGCTGGCGCAGGGCCCGGGGAGGACGCCGGTGGTGGCGATCGCCACCAAGGCGGACCTGGTGGGCAAGCAGCGCCTCGCCGAGCACCTGCTGGGCATCTCGCAGCTGGGGGACTGGGCCGACATCGTCCCGGTGTCCGCCGAGTCGGGCTACCAGGTCGACGTGCTCGAGAAGGTGCTCGTGGGCCACCTGCCGGAGGGCCCCGCGCTGTACCCCGAGGGCGAGCTCACCGACGAGCCCGTGGCCGTGATGGTCGCCGAGCTGGTGCGCGAGGCCGCGCTCGAGGGCGTCCGCGACGAGCTTCCGCACTCGCTCGCCGTGGTGGTCGACGAGATGCTGCCCCGCGAGGGTTCCACGGAGGAGCGGCCCATGCTCGACGTCCGGGTCAACCTGTTCGTGGAGCGCGACAGCCAGAAGGCGATCATCATCGGCAAGGGCGGCTCGCGGCTCCGCGAGGTCGGCACGCAGGCCCGTCAGGGGATCGAGGCCCTGCTCGGCACGCGGGTCTTCCTCGACCTGCACGTGAAGGTCGCCAAGGACTGGCAGCGGGACCCGAAGCAGCTCGGCCGCCTCGGCTTCTGA
- a CDS encoding alpha/beta hydrolase family protein — MPFRIAGSTAVGILILAFIGAIMGPQWDPAPLSEALPRERVSTTIGGALPRQQYDVRVSQITVELDGSSVDARLMEPVGAPEGRPGVVFVHGAGTGQSESAFGAQTQALAAAGVVTLVPSKRLDTYSTSHRDYVEMAADYERSVRALREVPGVDPGKVGVYGESEGAWIAPVIAARDPEVAFVVLVSAPVVPPRQQAAFATDAYLRNTGVPGGVFRAIPRAVGISLPGGDFEYVDFDVAPFQRQMTQPVLVVYGTADLSMPMVQGAEQIIRDTAIVGNTDITVRYYENANHGLKVDGKVSSVFLRDLADWVAGLPSTAGAAPRIAGADPVQLYAAAPVPTPRWLGDGDVVLGVAVVGAGLVALGPVILLVAAALRRVRGQPSDSAIAPGMALRTWLLGVLSLLTVGALIWYLLAVARLALGYERNVWIVQGGWLAVRVLGIAAVVAGVLLIERARRVRESGAAIARGAVAIGSFATTVLGAAVLLVVLAYWGVYQLGI, encoded by the coding sequence ATGCCCTTCCGCATCGCAGGGAGCACCGCGGTGGGCATCCTCATCCTGGCCTTCATCGGCGCGATCATGGGCCCCCAGTGGGACCCGGCGCCCCTGAGCGAGGCCCTGCCCCGCGAACGGGTGTCCACGACGATCGGCGGCGCGCTCCCACGCCAGCAGTACGACGTGCGGGTCAGCCAGATCACCGTCGAGCTGGACGGCTCCAGCGTCGACGCCCGGCTGATGGAGCCCGTCGGGGCTCCCGAGGGCAGGCCCGGCGTGGTGTTCGTCCACGGCGCCGGCACCGGGCAGTCCGAGAGCGCGTTCGGCGCCCAGACCCAGGCGCTCGCGGCCGCCGGCGTGGTGACGCTCGTGCCGAGCAAGCGGCTGGACACCTACTCGACGAGCCATCGCGACTACGTGGAGATGGCCGCGGACTACGAGAGGTCGGTCCGGGCGCTGCGCGAGGTGCCCGGCGTCGACCCGGGCAAGGTGGGGGTCTACGGCGAGAGCGAGGGCGCCTGGATCGCGCCGGTGATCGCCGCGCGCGATCCCGAGGTCGCCTTCGTGGTGCTCGTCTCGGCGCCCGTCGTGCCGCCGCGCCAGCAGGCCGCGTTCGCCACCGACGCCTACCTGCGCAACACCGGGGTGCCTGGCGGGGTTTTCCGCGCCATCCCGCGCGCCGTCGGGATCTCGCTGCCGGGCGGCGACTTCGAGTACGTGGACTTCGACGTCGCGCCGTTCCAGCGCCAGATGACCCAGCCGGTGCTCGTCGTCTACGGCACCGCCGACCTGTCCATGCCGATGGTCCAGGGCGCCGAGCAGATCATCCGCGACACCGCCATCGTCGGGAACACCGACATCACCGTCCGGTACTACGAGAACGCCAACCACGGCCTGAAGGTCGACGGCAAGGTCTCGTCGGTCTTCCTGCGGGACCTCGCGGACTGGGTGGCCGGACTGCCGTCCACCGCCGGCGCGGCGCCGCGCATCGCCGGCGCGGACCCGGTCCAGCTCTACGCGGCGGCGCCGGTGCCGACACCGCGCTGGCTCGGCGACGGCGACGTGGTGCTCGGGGTCGCGGTCGTCGGGGCCGGCCTCGTCGCCCTGGGCCCGGTGATCCTGCTCGTCGCGGCAGCCCTCCGGCGCGTCCGCGGACAGCCCTCCGACAGCGCCATCGCGCCGGGCATGGCACTCCGCACGTGGCTCCTGGGAGTGCTGTCGCTGCTGACCGTGGGCGCGCTCATCTGGTACCTGTTGGCCGTGGCGCGGCTCGCCCTCGGCTACGAGCGCAACGTCTGGATCGTGCAGGGCGGCTGGTTGGCGGTGCGCGTGCTGGGGATCGCCGCCGTGGTGGCGGGGGTGCTGCTCATCGAGCGGGCGCGCCGCGTGCGGGAGTCCGGCGCCGCGATCGCCCGTGGCGCGGTCGCCATCGGGTCGTTCGCGACGACGGTGCTGGGCGCGGCGGTGCTGCTGGTCGTCCTTGCCTACTGGGGGGTCTACCAGCTGGGCATCTGA